In one window of Streptomyces sp. NBC_01224 DNA:
- a CDS encoding DUF4349 domain-containing protein yields MQTDRHPGRSSARRSSTILAAGLLAGLLALSGCGAADSASDASSRDDKKAISADERGAADTAAGKTAQDPQEAGGSSAERKKPDTLPAGTHVIRTATLSVEVKSVPKAAAAARSVAASSGGLVAREETERVDDTHEMSHIVLRVPQGEYDAVLRDLAGAGKLLSRTSSAKDVTDQVVDVESRIATQRASVARVRKLMDRAEKLTDVVALEGELSSRQASLESLLAQQESLKDRTTLATITLDLSEPETVAKDGDDPGFLDALGGGWHAFVTMLRWLAMAVGAAAPFLAAAAVLLLLWRLLPGRLPGRRARRAPERSESSSTPPAS; encoded by the coding sequence ATGCAGACGGACCGGCATCCTGGCCGTTCATCCGCCCGTCGTTCCAGCACGATCCTGGCCGCCGGGCTGCTGGCCGGCCTCCTCGCACTGAGCGGCTGCGGCGCCGCCGACAGTGCGAGCGACGCGAGTTCCAGGGACGACAAGAAGGCGATCTCCGCGGACGAGCGGGGCGCCGCGGACACCGCGGCCGGGAAGACGGCACAGGATCCGCAGGAGGCCGGCGGTTCGTCGGCGGAGCGGAAGAAGCCCGACACCCTGCCCGCCGGCACCCATGTCATCCGTACCGCCACGCTCTCGGTGGAGGTGAAGAGCGTGCCGAAGGCCGCCGCGGCCGCCCGCTCGGTCGCGGCGAGTTCGGGCGGTCTGGTGGCCCGCGAGGAGACGGAGCGGGTCGACGACACGCATGAAATGTCACATATCGTGCTGCGTGTTCCACAGGGTGAGTACGACGCGGTGCTGCGGGATCTCGCGGGCGCCGGGAAGCTGTTGTCGCGCACGTCGTCCGCGAAGGACGTCACCGACCAGGTGGTCGACGTGGAGAGCCGGATCGCCACCCAGCGGGCGAGTGTGGCGCGGGTGCGCAAGCTGATGGACCGGGCCGAGAAGCTCACCGATGTGGTCGCGCTGGAAGGTGAACTGAGCAGTCGTCAGGCCTCCTTGGAGTCGCTGCTCGCCCAGCAGGAGTCGCTGAAGGACCGCACCACGCTCGCCACGATCACGCTCGACCTCTCCGAGCCGGAGACGGTGGCGAAGGACGGCGACGACCCCGGTTTCCTGGACGCGCTCGGCGGTGGCTGGCACGCGTTCGTCACGATGCTGCGGTGGCTCGCGATGGCGGTGGGGGCCGCGGCCCCGTTCCTGGCCGCGGCCGCCGTACTCCTGCTGCTGTGGCGGCTGCTCCCGGGCCGTCTGCCCGGACGCCGTGCGCGGCGGGCGCCCGAGCGGTCCGAGTCCTCGTCCACGCCGCCGGCGTCGTAG
- a CDS encoding FAD-dependent oxidoreductase: protein MTAERLVVIGGDAAGMSAASQARRLKGPDELSIVAFERGHFTSYSACGIPYWVGGDVAERDDLIARTPKEHRARDIDLRMRTEITEIDVAGQRVRALDRETGEAYWTGFDKLVIATGARPVRPALPGMDAPGVHGVQTLDDGQALLESLDRVAPGRRRAVVVGAGYIGVEMAEAMLKHGFEVTVLNRGEQPMATLDPDMGRLVHDAMDGLGITTVNRAEVTAIRTGPDGRVRAVAAGDASYPADVVVLGIGVEPETTLARAVGLPLGPHGGLLTDLSMRVVGHDNIYAGGDCVEVLDLVAGRTRHIALGTHANKHGQIIGANVGGGYGTFPGVVGTAVSKVCNLEIARTGLREKDARAVGLRFVTATIESTGRAGYYPGAQPMTVKMLAEYRTGRLLGVQIVGREGAAKRVDIAAVALTAGMTVDQMTALDLGYAPPFSPVWDPVLVAARKAVTALRRAGTA, encoded by the coding sequence ATGACGGCGGAGCGACTGGTGGTCATCGGCGGTGACGCGGCGGGCATGTCCGCCGCGTCACAGGCCCGCAGGCTCAAGGGCCCCGACGAGCTGAGCATCGTCGCCTTCGAGCGGGGCCATTTCACCTCGTACTCCGCCTGCGGCATCCCGTACTGGGTCGGTGGCGACGTCGCGGAGCGGGACGACCTCATCGCCCGTACGCCGAAGGAGCACCGGGCCCGCGACATCGACCTGCGGATGCGAACAGAAATCACGGAGATCGATGTGGCCGGGCAGCGGGTGCGGGCCCTGGACCGGGAGACCGGTGAGGCCTACTGGACGGGCTTCGACAAGCTGGTGATCGCGACGGGAGCCCGGCCGGTACGTCCGGCGCTGCCCGGCATGGACGCGCCCGGGGTGCACGGGGTGCAGACGCTGGACGACGGGCAGGCGCTGCTGGAGTCGCTGGACCGGGTGGCGCCGGGGCGCAGGCGGGCGGTCGTCGTCGGGGCGGGCTACATCGGCGTCGAGATGGCGGAGGCGATGCTGAAGCACGGCTTCGAGGTGACCGTGCTCAACCGCGGCGAGCAGCCGATGGCGACGCTCGACCCCGACATGGGGCGGCTGGTCCATGACGCGATGGACGGCCTGGGCATCACCACGGTCAACCGGGCCGAGGTCACCGCGATCCGCACCGGCCCGGACGGCCGGGTCCGTGCCGTCGCCGCGGGCGACGCCTCCTACCCGGCGGACGTGGTGGTGCTCGGTATCGGTGTGGAGCCGGAGACGACGCTGGCGCGGGCCGTCGGCCTCCCGCTGGGCCCGCACGGCGGCCTGCTCACCGATCTGTCGATGCGGGTCGTCGGGCACGACAACATCTATGCGGGCGGTGACTGTGTCGAGGTCCTCGACCTGGTGGCGGGCCGTACCCGCCATATCGCACTGGGTACCCATGCCAACAAGCACGGCCAGATCATCGGGGCCAATGTGGGAGGCGGCTACGGGACGTTCCCGGGGGTGGTGGGTACCGCGGTGAGCAAGGTGTGCAATCTGGAGATCGCCCGCACCGGGCTGCGGGAGAAGGACGCCCGCGCGGTGGGCCTGCGGTTCGTCACGGCGACGATCGAGTCGACGGGCCGGGCGGGCTACTACCCGGGGGCGCAGCCCATGACGGTGAAGATGCTCGCGGAGTACCGCACGGGGCGGCTCCTCGGTGTGCAGATCGTGGGCCGGGAGGGGGCGGCCAAGCGTGTGGACATCGCGGCCGTGGCGCTCACGGCCGGGATGACGGTGGACCAGATGACCGCCCTGGACCTGGGCTACGCCCCGCCGTTCTCACCGGTCTGGGA
- a CDS encoding TIGR04222 domain-containing membrane protein, which yields MNTLAVLVDLGIVVSSVLLIVGLTRARGGSGGPAHDLFEVAFLNGGPGRVVDTALTAMQTDGRLAIGGPGIVAVQQMDARDPVERAVLQEHAMAPSGALHTLRDAVMRHPAVQEIGDALAARGLLASPTASRTWRRWGIAQGLVCLLAIPLTVVMTAVQSMADYAADEDFSVPFIFKVLPFLLVGFPIGFVCAAVARGRATKAGRRAAEAYRTAHAYNPHPAHLVATHGLRALPDPVLQTQLIAAARMRPAGRRLHSGSRSSSSSDSSGMFVAPAVWCAGTGPGNGSCGSSNGGGSSGGGGGCSSGSSCGSGSSCSSGSGCGGSSGSSCSSSSGSSCGGGSSCGSSS from the coding sequence ATGAACACCCTCGCAGTGCTGGTGGATCTCGGCATCGTGGTCTCGTCGGTCCTCCTGATCGTGGGGCTCACCCGTGCCCGCGGCGGGTCCGGCGGCCCCGCCCACGACCTCTTCGAAGTCGCTTTCCTGAACGGCGGTCCGGGCAGGGTGGTGGACACCGCGCTCACCGCGATGCAGACGGACGGGCGGCTCGCCATCGGCGGTCCCGGCATCGTCGCCGTCCAGCAGATGGACGCCCGTGACCCGGTGGAGCGTGCGGTGCTCCAGGAACACGCCATGGCGCCCAGCGGCGCGCTGCACACCCTGCGCGACGCGGTGATGCGGCACCCCGCGGTGCAGGAGATCGGCGACGCGCTCGCGGCCCGCGGTCTGCTGGCCTCGCCCACGGCGAGCCGTACGTGGCGCCGCTGGGGCATCGCGCAGGGGCTGGTCTGTTTGCTGGCCATCCCGCTCACGGTCGTGATGACGGCTGTGCAGTCCATGGCCGACTACGCGGCCGACGAGGACTTCTCCGTACCGTTCATCTTCAAAGTCCTCCCCTTCCTGCTGGTCGGCTTCCCGATCGGCTTCGTCTGCGCCGCCGTCGCCCGGGGGCGGGCCACCAAGGCGGGGCGCCGGGCCGCCGAGGCGTACCGCACCGCCCATGCGTACAACCCGCACCCGGCCCATCTGGTGGCCACGCACGGACTGCGGGCCCTCCCCGATCCCGTACTGCAGACGCAGCTGATCGCGGCGGCCAGGATGCGCCCGGCGGGACGGCGCCTGCACTCGGGCTCGCGCTCGTCCTCGTCCTCGGACTCCTCCGGCATGTTCGTCGCACCGGCTGTGTGGTGCGCCGGTACGGGCCCCGGCAACGGCAGCTGCGGAAGCTCCAATGGCGGTGGCAGCAGCGGAGGTGGCGGCGGGTGCAGTTCGGGGTCGAGCTGCGGTTCGGGGTCCAGTTGCAGCTCAGGGTCGGGCTGCGGCGGGTCGAGCGGCTCCAGTTGCTCCAGCAGCAGCGGCTCCAGCTGCGGTGGCGGGTCCAGTTGTGGCAGCAGTTCCTGA
- a CDS encoding DUF692 domain-containing protein: MKLGIGIGWRPEIADAVEALAGIDWVEAVAENICTDHLPDSLVRLRARGVTVVPHGVSLGLGGAERPDAGRLADLAARAELLSTPLVTEHIAFVRAGGPRTASPGLEAGHLLPVPRTWDALDVLCENVRIAQDSLPVPLALENIAALISWPDEELSEGQFLAELVERTGVRLLIDVANLHTNHVNRGEDPATALDELPVEAIAYVHVAGGVEKDGVWHDTHAHPVTEPVLDVLSGLRSRVDPPGVLLERDDDFPPAEELAGELITIRATLDRAAALGTGASAHAGKSVSRPARNPGPSQKSVRDRVAGAQTALLSALVAGTPAPQGFDHRRLGIQSRALAAKRAGVVAKVAPELPEILGAGYRDAFLAYARTRPMSAGYRRDALDFAEGLLIAGRPTDDAARRRLTHWWQDRAAARPPRRSTRLVRAARAALVGR; the protein is encoded by the coding sequence ATGAAGCTGGGAATCGGCATCGGCTGGCGGCCGGAGATCGCGGACGCCGTCGAGGCACTGGCGGGGATCGACTGGGTGGAGGCGGTCGCGGAGAACATCTGCACCGACCATCTGCCCGATTCGCTGGTGCGGCTCAGGGCACGCGGTGTCACCGTCGTCCCGCACGGCGTCTCGCTCGGCCTGGGCGGGGCGGAGCGCCCCGACGCCGGCCGGCTCGCGGATCTCGCGGCCCGGGCCGAGCTGCTCTCCACGCCCCTGGTCACCGAGCACATCGCGTTCGTAAGGGCCGGGGGGCCGCGCACCGCCTCGCCGGGGCTGGAAGCGGGCCATCTGCTGCCCGTGCCGCGGACCTGGGACGCGCTGGACGTGCTGTGCGAGAACGTACGGATCGCGCAGGACTCGCTGCCGGTGCCGCTGGCCCTGGAGAACATCGCGGCGCTGATCTCCTGGCCCGACGAGGAGCTGTCCGAAGGGCAGTTCCTGGCGGAGCTGGTCGAGCGCACCGGCGTCCGGCTGCTGATCGATGTCGCCAATCTGCACACCAACCACGTCAACCGCGGCGAGGACCCGGCCACCGCGCTCGACGAGCTGCCGGTGGAGGCCATCGCGTACGTACATGTGGCGGGCGGCGTCGAGAAGGACGGCGTCTGGCACGACACCCACGCCCACCCGGTCACCGAGCCCGTACTCGACGTCCTCTCCGGACTGCGCTCCCGGGTCGACCCGCCCGGCGTACTCCTGGAACGGGACGACGACTTCCCGCCGGCCGAGGAGCTGGCGGGCGAACTGATCACGATCCGCGCCACGCTGGACCGGGCGGCTGCCCTCGGCACCGGTGCGTCGGCGCACGCCGGGAAATCCGTATCGCGACCTGCCCGGAACCCCGGTCCGTCCCAAAAATCCGTGCGCGACCGGGTCGCGGGCGCCCAGACCGCGTTGCTCTCCGCCCTCGTCGCGGGCACCCCCGCTCCGCAGGGCTTCGACCACCGCCGTCTCGGGATCCAGAGCCGTGCCCTGGCCGCCAAGCGGGCCGGGGTCGTCGCCAAGGTGGCACCCGAGCTGCCGGAGATTCTGGGCGCCGGCTACCGGGACGCCTTCCTCGCGTACGCCAGGACCCGTCCCATGTCCGCGGGCTACCGGCGCGACGCGCTGGACTTCGCCGAGGGGCTGCTGATCGCCGGCCGTCCCACCGACGACGCGGCACGGCGCCGACTGACCCACTGGTGGCAGGACCGGGCCGCCGCGCGACCACCGCGCCGCTCCACCCGGCTGGTACGAGCGGCCCGCGCGGCCCTGGTCGGAAGGTGA
- a CDS encoding TIGR04222 domain-containing membrane protein has protein sequence MLWVLFLLVAWGAAAISCIRLCIVAARTGLLHDASADSVRKVPDGPELTLYETAFLAGGPHRVVDLALVTMHLRRRLLLARTGWATVVDPEGRDEMERTVIRAIGPQGQSPIPPVRTAAATAEAVRALADRLVTAGLAVPGGAGTDVAAAVRAVRGAALLVVAMGAVALLMSGQERSADGPVVPPLVWFALPLALTLGCLIIARMEIHPYSSWASPAGQRLLAANEIPAAEDHGVLAAIAVRGVRAVDDPALRAALGVRRPSS, from the coding sequence ATGCTCTGGGTACTGTTTCTGCTGGTCGCATGGGGTGCGGCGGCCATCTCGTGCATCCGGCTCTGTATCGTGGCCGCCCGCACGGGGCTACTGCACGACGCATCCGCGGATTCTGTACGGAAGGTGCCGGACGGTCCTGAACTGACCCTGTACGAGACCGCGTTCCTGGCCGGCGGCCCGCACCGGGTGGTCGATCTGGCGCTGGTCACCATGCATCTTCGGCGGCGGCTGCTGCTCGCCCGCACCGGGTGGGCGACGGTCGTCGACCCGGAGGGCCGGGACGAGATGGAGCGCACGGTGATCCGTGCCATCGGTCCGCAGGGCCAGTCCCCCATACCGCCTGTACGGACGGCCGCGGCGACCGCCGAAGCCGTGCGCGCCCTGGCCGACCGGCTCGTCACCGCGGGCCTGGCCGTCCCGGGCGGCGCCGGAACCGATGTCGCCGCCGCGGTCCGGGCGGTGCGCGGCGCGGCTCTGCTGGTGGTCGCGATGGGCGCTGTCGCACTGCTGATGTCCGGTCAGGAGCGAAGCGCCGACGGTCCGGTGGTCCCGCCGCTCGTCTGGTTCGCGCTGCCGCTCGCACTGACGCTGGGCTGTCTGATCATCGCCCGGATGGAGATCCATCCGTACAGCTCCTGGGCCTCACCCGCCGGGCAGCGACTGCTTGCCGCGAACGAGATCCCGGCGGCGGAGGACCATGGCGTCCTGGCGGCGATTGCCGTACGGGGTGTGCGCGCCGTGGACGATCCGGCGCTGCGGGCCGCGCTCGGGGTCCGCCGTCCTTCCAGCTGA
- the hemG gene encoding protoporphyrinogen oxidase yields MQRSINRADTGTGHVVVIGGGIAGLAAAHRLLGAGLRVTLLEATDRLGGKLMTGDIAGTRVDLGAESMLARRPEAVALARAVGLGDRLQPPATATASVWTRDALRPMPKGHVMGVPGDPAALSGVLSPEGLARIAQERDLTPTAVGDDVAVGAYVADRLGREVVDRLVEPLLGGVYAGDAYRISMRAAVPQLFEVVREGGSLLDGVRRIQERAAARQQTGPVFQGIDGGIGTLPYAVADAVRAAGGEILTATPVLGLTRTTDGWDVRTDTRVITADGIVLAAPAWSASTLLAAESPAASAELAGVEYASMALVTMAFRRSDVAAIGAFDGRSGFLVPPVDGRTIKASTFSTHKWNWVADSAPDLFVLRTSVGRYGEEDHLHREDSELVGVSLRDLAEATGLAAKPVGTEVTRWIGGLPQYPVGHLSRVARIRDEVAKLPGLRVCGAVYDGVGIPACIASAHRAADEIARDLTGGSGEEIIATSTLVQGTRSEAGQ; encoded by the coding sequence ATGCAGCGTTCAATAAACCGCGCGGACACAGGTACGGGTCATGTCGTCGTCATCGGCGGCGGCATCGCCGGTCTCGCCGCCGCCCACCGGCTCCTCGGGGCCGGGCTGCGGGTCACCCTCCTCGAGGCCACCGACCGGCTCGGCGGCAAACTCATGACCGGTGACATCGCGGGTACCCGGGTCGACCTGGGCGCCGAGTCGATGCTCGCCCGGCGCCCCGAAGCGGTCGCCCTGGCGCGCGCCGTCGGGCTCGGCGACCGCCTCCAGCCACCCGCCACCGCCACCGCATCGGTCTGGACGCGCGACGCCCTGCGGCCCATGCCCAAGGGCCATGTGATGGGCGTACCCGGCGACCCGGCGGCGCTCAGCGGGGTGCTCTCCCCGGAGGGCCTCGCGCGCATCGCGCAGGAGCGCGACCTCACCCCGACCGCTGTCGGCGACGATGTCGCGGTCGGCGCGTACGTCGCCGACCGGCTGGGCCGCGAGGTCGTCGACCGGCTCGTGGAACCGCTGCTCGGCGGCGTGTACGCGGGCGATGCCTACCGGATCTCGATGCGCGCCGCCGTACCGCAGCTCTTCGAGGTGGTGCGGGAGGGCGGCTCGCTGCTCGACGGTGTCCGGCGCATCCAGGAGCGGGCCGCGGCCCGGCAGCAGACCGGACCGGTCTTCCAGGGCATCGACGGCGGCATTGGCACCCTGCCGTACGCGGTCGCCGACGCCGTACGCGCGGCAGGCGGGGAGATCCTGACCGCCACCCCCGTCCTCGGCCTGACCCGTACCACCGACGGCTGGGACGTCCGCACGGACACCCGGGTGATCACCGCCGACGGCATCGTGCTCGCCGCCCCGGCCTGGTCCGCCTCCACCCTGCTCGCCGCCGAGTCCCCGGCCGCCTCCGCCGAGCTCGCCGGTGTCGAGTACGCGTCGATGGCGCTCGTCACCATGGCGTTCCGCCGCTCCGACGTGGCTGCCATCGGCGCGTTCGACGGACGCTCCGGCTTCCTCGTACCGCCGGTCGACGGCCGCACCATCAAGGCCTCCACCTTCTCCACCCACAAGTGGAACTGGGTCGCCGACTCCGCCCCCGACCTGTTCGTCCTGCGCACCTCCGTCGGCCGGTACGGCGAGGAGGACCACCTGCACCGCGAGGACAGCGAGCTGGTAGGCGTATCGCTGCGTGACCTCGCCGAGGCGACCGGACTGGCCGCGAAGCCCGTGGGCACCGAGGTCACCCGGTGGATCGGCGGACTGCCCCAGTACCCCGTGGGCCACCTCTCCCGGGTCGCCCGGATCCGTGACGAGGTCGCCAAGCTGCCCGGCCTGCGGGTCTGCGGAGCGGTCTACGACGGGGTCGGCATCCCGGCGTGCATCGCGAGCGCCCACCGTGCCGCCGACGAGATCGCCCGCGACCTCACCGGCGGGTCCGGGGAAGAGATCATCGCCACGTCGACCCTGGTTCAGGGCACACGGAGCGAGGCGGGACAATAG
- the hemQ gene encoding hydrogen peroxide-dependent heme synthase, with product MSAPEKIPNAGKKAKDLNEVIRYTLWSVFKLRDVLPADRAGYADEVQELFDQLAAEDITVRGTYDLSGLRADADIMIWWHAETADELQEAFNLFRRTKLGLALEPVWSNMALHRPAEFNKSHIPAFLADETPRNYISVYPFVRSYDWYLLPDEDRRRMLADHGKMARGYPDVRANTVASFSLGDYEWILAFEADELHRIVDLMRHLRASEARMHVREEVPFYTGRRKSVADLVAGLA from the coding sequence ATGAGTGCGCCTGAGAAGATCCCCAACGCCGGTAAGAAGGCCAAGGACCTCAACGAGGTCATCCGCTACACGCTGTGGTCCGTCTTCAAGCTGCGCGATGTCCTGCCCGCGGACCGTGCCGGTTACGCCGATGAGGTCCAGGAGCTGTTCGACCAGCTCGCAGCGGAGGACATCACCGTCCGCGGCACCTACGACCTCTCCGGCCTGCGTGCCGACGCCGACATCATGATCTGGTGGCACGCCGAGACCGCGGACGAGCTGCAGGAGGCGTTCAACCTCTTCCGGCGCACCAAGCTGGGCCTGGCGCTGGAGCCGGTCTGGTCGAACATGGCGCTGCACCGCCCGGCCGAGTTCAACAAGTCGCACATCCCGGCGTTCCTGGCCGACGAGACGCCGCGCAACTACATCAGCGTCTACCCCTTCGTGCGCTCCTACGACTGGTACCTGCTGCCGGACGAGGACCGTCGCCGCATGCTCGCGGACCACGGCAAGATGGCCCGTGGCTACCCCGACGTCCGGGCCAACACCGTCGCCTCCTTCTCGCTCGGCGACTACGAGTGGATCCTCGCCTTCGAGGCCGACGAGCTGCATCGCATCGTCGACCTGATGCGCCACCTGCGGGCCTCCGAGGCGCGGATGCACGTCCGCGAGGAGGTCCCGTTCTACACGGGGCGCAGGAAGTCGGTTGCAGACCTGGTGGCCGGACTCGCGTAG
- a CDS encoding DoxX family protein — translation MVEQLRASPEPAADASARPAVSAGDCGLLLIRITFGLLMAGHGSQKLFGIFGGDGLTATGKGFAALGYHPGTLYAAICGGSELLGGIGLALGLFTPLAAAALIGVMINAMVTVTAAHGLWETQGGVEYNLCVAVVALAIAAIGPGRLALDRPFRWGRGGWREAAFALCLGGIAAAIALNL, via the coding sequence ATAGTTGAGCAGCTGCGCGCCTCACCCGAGCCTGCGGCCGACGCCTCGGCACGGCCGGCAGTGTCCGCCGGCGACTGCGGGCTGCTTCTCATCAGGATCACGTTCGGCCTGCTGATGGCCGGGCACGGCAGTCAGAAACTCTTCGGAATATTCGGTGGTGACGGCCTCACCGCCACGGGCAAGGGGTTCGCCGCGCTGGGCTACCACCCCGGGACCCTCTACGCCGCCATCTGCGGCGGCTCCGAGCTCCTGGGAGGCATCGGTCTGGCCCTGGGGCTGTTCACGCCACTGGCGGCGGCTGCCCTGATCGGCGTGATGATCAACGCCATGGTGACCGTCACCGCGGCACACGGTCTATGGGAAACACAGGGTGGCGTGGAGTACAACCTGTGCGTCGCGGTCGTCGCACTTGCCATCGCCGCCATCGGCCCCGGACGGCTCGCTCTCGACCGGCCCTTCCGCTGGGGAAGGGGCGGTTGGCGTGAAGCCGCCTTCGCGCTGTGCCTCGGCGGCATCGCCGCCGCCATCGCGCTGAACCTCTAG